Proteins encoded by one window of Nicotiana tabacum cultivar K326 chromosome 10, ASM71507v2, whole genome shotgun sequence:
- the LOC107809363 gene encoding putative GPI-anchored protein At1g61900 produces MSVIKTCKMSTESQILLIQVSLVLLFFSGIHGYLCTQDSDIPASDLLRTTNNDASPNISPSNSPESMLPMQAPSPLMPFTYTGVPKLSGHCAFNFSAADTILRTAATDCWTSLAPYLANVMCCPQFDASLVVLVGQASIQSQSLALNATHARHCLSDVEQILESQGASEKLLEICSVDPSNLTESSCPVIDANEVENSLNTSGLVAACEKIDPTIECCNQVCQNAISAAAETLAIRHKIVTSFSGSPILSEKSTLISDCKSIVLRWLASKFDPSSANRIIRALSSCDINKSCPLVFPEIKDITKECGEVTSNRTSCCNAMDSYLSRLQQQSFITNLQALNCATLLGKKLQEVNITSNVFDLCHVNLKDFSLQVDEKESGCLLPSLPTDLTYDQSSGIGFICDLNDNVAAPWSSAYSVAASTCNKTVSLPELPKATSSQLSKGISIKDMVYTLIFVSSTVIQLLV; encoded by the exons ATGTCAGTGATCAAAACTTGTAAAATGAGCACAGAGTCTCAAATTCTCCTGATTCAAGTCTCTCTAGTGTTGCTTTTCT TTTCAGGAATTCATGGATATTTGTGCACGCAAGATAGTGATATTCCGGCCTCTGATTTGTTGAGGACAACGAATAATGATGCCTCTCCAAACATCTCACCTAGCAATTCTCCAGAATCTATGTTGCCGATGCAAGCACCTTCACCATTGATGCCATTTACATATACTGGTGTGCCAAAGTTATCAG GACATTGTGCATTCAATTTTTCAGCTGCAGACACTATTTTGAGAACAGCAGCAACTGATTGCTGGACTTCACTTGCTCCATATCTTGCTAATGTGATGTGTTGTCCTCAATTTGATGCCAGTCTAGTGGTTCTTGTAGGGCAGGCTAGTATTCAATCACAAAGCCTCGCGCTGAACGCGACTCATGCTAGGCACTGCCTTTCGGATGTTGAACAGATTCTTGAAAGTCAAGGTGCTAGTGAGAAGCTTCTTGAGATTTGTTCTGTCGATCCCTCCAACCTTACAGAATCCTCTTGTCCTGTTATAGATGCTAACGAAGTCGAAAACAGTTTAAATACATCAGGTTTGGTGGCTGCTTGTGAAAAAATAGATCCAACTATTGAGTGTTGCAACCAAGTTTGCCAAAATGCTATATCTGCTGCAGCTGAAACTTTAGCTATCAGGCATAAAATTGTGACAAGCTTCAGTGGCTCCCCTATCTTGTCTGAGAAATCAACTCTTATAAGTGACTGTAAGAGCATTGTATTGCGATGGCTGGCCAGCAAATTTGATCCTTCTTCAGCTAATAGAATTATCAGAGCGCTTTCAAGCTGTGACATAAACAAAT CCTGTCCATTGGTGTTTCCTGAAATAAAGGACATTACTAAAGAATGTGGAGAGGTAACGAGTAATCGGACATCCTGCTGCAATGCAATGGATAGTTACTTGTCGCGCTTGCAACAGCAGAGCTTCATTACAAATCTCCAAGCTTTAAATTGTGCTACATTGCTTGGAAAGAAGTTGCAAGAAGTTAATATTACTAGCAATGTTTTTGACCTTTGCCATGTAAACCTCAAGGATTTTTCTCTTCAAG TGGATGAAAAAG AATCGGGATGCCTGTTGCCCAGCTTGCCTACAGATTTAACATATGACCAGAGTTCAGGAATTGGCTTCATTTGTGATCTTAATGACAATGTGGCAGCTCCTTGGTCCTCAGCATATTCTGTTGCTGCTTCTACCTGCAACAAGA CTGTTTCACTTCCAGAACTTCCCAAGGCAACATCCTCTCAGCTCAGTAAAG GAATCAGCATCAAAGATATGGTGTATACCCTGATTTTTGTTTCATCAACGGTCATCCAGTTGCTCGTCTAA